The Primulina eburnea isolate SZY01 chromosome 8, ASM2296580v1, whole genome shotgun sequence genome contains a region encoding:
- the LOC140838500 gene encoding protein FLX-like 1 produces MSARNRGPPLPAKGGPHVGPPQPPLQESPFARGLGGGPHPSLVKEMRESHYSLGGVPRQPPTHPAIIKERLAAQHDEIQALLVDNQRFAATHVALRQELEVAQYELQRDDNFARSLHAENELQMREFYEKSVKMEHELHAVNAMRAELMQVHMDIKELTAVRQDLAAQVQMMTQDLSRVTSDLQKIPAIKAEIEGLRREMEQTRAAIEHEKKAFAESFEHGKVMENKLISMAREMEKLRAELANAEKRAHAAAAAAAAAAGNPGVTYHTNYGNPELGYPGNPYSGSYNMMPANSMHQAPTGTEAYPQYGTGPGAWVPYDAQRAQGPYDAQRAQGPR; encoded by the exons ATGTCAGCAAGAAATAGAGGACCTCCCCTTCCAGCTAAAGGAGGTCCACATGTTGGGCCGCCTCAGCCTCCGTTACAAGAATCTCCTTTTGCCAGAGGTCTTGGAGGAGGGCCACACCCTTCCCTAGTCAAAgaaatgagagaatctcattatAGTTTGGGTGGGGTCCCCAGACAACCCCCAACCCATCCTGCCATCATAAAGGAGCGATTGGCAGCTCAACATGATGAAATCCAGGCTCTGCTAGTTGATAACCAGAGGTTTGCTGCAACACATGTAGCGCTCAGGCAGGAATTAGAGGTTGCCCAGTATGAACTACAGCGTGATGATAATTTTGCTCGGTCGTTGCATGCAGAGAATGAGTTACAGATGAGGGAATTCTATGAGAAATCTGTTAAAATGGAACATGAACTTCATGCTGTTAATGCTATGAGGGCTGAGCTTATGCAAGTGCATATGGATATAAAGGAGTTAACAGCTGTTAGACAAGATCTTGCCGCTCAGGTCCAAATGATGACTCAGGATTTGTCTAGAGTTACCTCAGATTTGCAGAAGATTCCAGCCATCAAGGCCGAAATTGAAGGCTTGAGGCGTGAAATGGAGCAAACTAG GGCTGCAATCGAGCATGAGAAGAAAGCATTTGCAGAAAGCTTTGAACATGGTAAGGTGATGGAGAATAAGTTAATATCAATGGCAAGAGAGATGGAAAAACTTCGAGCTGAGTTGGCTAATGCAGAAAAAAGAGCtcatgctgctgctgctgctgctgctgctgctgctgggaatccag GAGTGACTTATCATACGAATTATGGTAATCCTGAATTGGGATATCCAGGAAATCCTTATTCTGGCAGCTATAACATGATGCCCGCAAATTCAATGCATCAG GCACCTACCGGCACGGAAGCTTATCCCCAATATGGTACTGGACCTGGTGCTTGGGTTCCCTATGATGCTCAGCGAGCTCAAGGTCCTTACGATGCTCAGCGAGCTCAAGGCCCCAGATAA
- the LOC140838498 gene encoding LOW QUALITY PROTEIN: probable leucine-rich repeat receptor-like serine/threonine-protein kinase At3g14840 (The sequence of the model RefSeq protein was modified relative to this genomic sequence to represent the inferred CDS: deleted 3 bases in 3 codons) has protein sequence MLIRRFLAFICIFVLASEAAVLPADEVESLKLIARTLGKTNWNFDVDPCSGESGWRTPNPTRGSENAVNCSCTYQNNSVCHVVSIVLRSQNLDGRLPPELVRLPFLQEIDLSRNYLNGSIPREWGSTKLVHISLLGNRLTGPIPEELANISTLTDLVLEANQFSGAIPPQFGNLSLIDRLLLSSNNLTGELPNTLANLTTLTDFRISDNNFRGSIPDFIEKWINIDKIAIQASGLSGPIPSGISLLTKLTDLRISDLNGNESTIPHLNNAIALDTLILRSCNIVGELPIYLGNLKALKVLDLSFNKLSGPIPDSFFGLAETDYVYLTGNSLNGPLPPWMLRTGDSIDLSYNNLTSESSASSCQPRGALNLFASSKGNTSGIVSCLRSDNCELKYRSLRINCGGRQVDDDNGATYEDDSNGGGPSSLYRSTNWVSSSTGHFLDDQISTDSYISQNASSISGNNSQLYMNARISPLSLTYYGFCLLNGNYTVDLHFAEIQITDDRTYSSLGRRIFDVYIQVPEEIGMLKDFDIEDEAGEANKGIKKSFTAIVMDNTLEIRFHWAGKGTTALPRRGVYGPLISAISVNPDFEAPSNGISAGAIVGIVIAVLFMASLIFGILWWKDCFERKDTLEYELRGVDLNTGSFTLRQIKAATNNFDPTNKIGEGGFGPVYKGSLSDGTIIAVKQLSSKSKQGNREFVNEIGMISALQHPHLVKLYGCCIEGNQLLLVYEFMENNSLARALFGREEHQLHLDWPTRHRICIGIARGLAYLHEESRLKIVHRDIKATNVLLDKNLNPKISDFGLAKLDEEENTHISTRIAGTFGYMAPEYAMRGYLTDKADVYSFGIVLLEIVSGRYNTSPRPKEESFYLLDWAHYLRRNGDLMELVDPRLKSNFNKKEVTTTINVAFHCTNAVSAERPNMSAVVSILDGKTGVQEFVSVPSTFSMNSASLRETNGEGDVRNTKVEHSQSISMDVPWTNSSTSTSDLYPLTLDTDHLESRY, from the exons ATGCTGATTCGACGGTTTCTTGCATTCATTTGTATATTTGTTCTAGCCTCGGAAGCAGCCGTTTTGCCAGCTGATGAAG TGGAGTCTCTGAAGCTTATAGCAAGGACTTTGGGGAAGACAAATTGGAACTTTGACGTTGATCCATGCAGCGGTGAATCAGGTTGGAGGACACCAAATCCGACTAGAGGGAGTGAGAATGCAGTGAACTGCAGCTGCACCTATCAGAATAACTCCGTTTGCCATGTTGTTAGCAT TGTTTTGAGATCCCAAAATCTTGATGGAAGGCTCCCTCCAGAGCTTGTGAGACTCCCTTTCCTCCAAGAAAT CGACCTGAGTCGTAACTACCTCAATGGTAGTATTCCTCGAGAATGGGGTTCCACGAAACTCGTACACAT TTCTCTCCTTGGAAACCGTTTAACGGGTCCGATACCAGAAGAACTAGCCAACATCAGCACGCTTACGGATTT AGTTTTGGAAGCCAATCAGTTTTCTGGAGCTATACCACCACAGTTTGGGAATTTGAGTCTCATAGACAGATT gcTACTTTCATCTAACAATTTAACCGGCGAATTACCAAATACTCTGGCAAATTTGACCACATTGACAGATTT CCGTATTAGTGATAACAACTTCAGAGGAAGCATACCCGATTTCATAGAAAAGTGGATTAACATTGATAAAAT AGCGATACAGGCTAGTGGTCTATCTGGACCGATACCTTCCGGTATTTCTTTGCTTACCAAGTTAACTGACTT GAGAATTAGCGACTTGAATGGGAATGAATCGACAATTCCACATCTTAATAACGCAATCGCGCTCGACACGCT AATTTTGAGGAGTTGCAACATCGTGGGTGAATTGCCAATATATTTAGGGAACTTGAAAGCCCTGAAAGTCTT AGACTTGAGTTTCAACAAGTTAAGTGGACCAATTCCTGATAGCTTTTTTGGTCTGGCAGAAACGGATTATGT CTATCTTACTGGGAATTCTTTAAATGGGCCATTGCCGCCTTGGATGCTGAGAACTGGGGATAGCAT TGACCTATCTTACAACAATCTAACATCTGAAAGTTCAGCTTCAAGTTGTCAGCCACGTGGTGCCCT GAATTTGTTTGCAAGCTCGAAGGGGAATACCTC CGGTATTGTTTCCTGTTTAAGAAGCGACAATTGTGAATTAA AATATCGCTCTCTGCGCATTAACTGTGGCGGAAGACAAGTGGATGATGATAATGGTGCTACCTATGAAGATGATTCGAATGGTGGTGGACCTTCAAGTTTGTATCGAAGTACTAACTGGGTGAGTAGCAGCACTGGCCATTTCTTGGATGATCAAATCTCTACAGACTCA TACATCTCACAAAATGCCTCGAGCATTTCTGGGAACAATTCACAGCTGTATATGAATGCACGGATTTCCCCTCTGTCATTGACCTATTATGGTTTTTGTCTGCTAAACGGAAACTACACAGTAGACCTTCACTTTGCAGAAATCCAGATAACTGATGACAGAACATACAGTAGCCTGGGAAGGCGTATATTTGATGTTTATATTCAGGTACCTGA GGAAATAGGGATGTTGAAAGATTTCGACATTGAAGATGAAGCAGGAGAAGCTAACAAGGGAATCAAAAAAAGCTTCACTGCAATCGTAATGGATAACACCTTGGAGATCCGATTCCATTGGGCTGGGAAAGGGACAACTGCTCTTCCTCGTAGAGGAGTATACGGTCCTCTCATTTCTGCGATTTCTGTGAATCCTG ATTTTGAAGCACCGTCGAATGGCATCTCGGCAGGAGCTATAGTTGGGATAGTTATCGCAGTTCTTTTTATGGCCTCGTTAATTTTTGGTATT CTTTGGTGGAAGGACTGCTTTGAGCGGAAAGACACTTTGGAATATG AACTAAGGGGTGTAGACCTGAACACTGGGTCATTCACCCTACGGCAAATTAAAGCTGCCACAAATAATTTTGACCCTACTAATAAGATTGGAGAAGGTGGTTTTGGTCCTGTATATAAG GGTTCTCTTTCAGATGGTACCATCATAGCTGTGAAGCAACTTTCTTCCAAATCGAAGCAAGGGAATCGCGAGTTTGTGAATGAAATAGGCATGATTTCTGCTCTTCAACATCCTCATCTGGTAAAGCTATATGGATGTTGTATCGAAGGCAACCAATTGTTGCTTGTTTATGAATTCATGGAAAATAACAGT CTTGCTCGTGCATTATTCG GTCGAGAAGAACATCAGTTGCACTTAGATTGGCCAACAAGGCACAGGATCTGCATTGGTATAGCACGAGGTTTGGCTTATCTCCATGAAGAGTCGAGATTGAAAATCGTCCATCGTGACATAAAGGCTACCAATGTGCTTCTTGATAAAAATCTAAACCCAAAAATATCTGATTTTGGTCTTGCCAAGCTTGATGAAGAGGAGAACACGCATATAAGCACCCGCATTGCTGGAACTTT TGGATATATGGCGCCTGAATATGCTATGCGAGGCTATTTGACTGACAAAGCAGACGTATACAGCTTCGGAATCGTTCTTTTAGAAATTGTCAGCGGAAGATACAACACTAGCCCCAGGCCAAAGGAGGAGTCCTTCTACCTTCTTGATTGG gCTCATTATTTGAGGAGAAATGGAGATTTAATGGAATTAGTTGACCCAAGATTGAAGTCGAACTTCAACAAAAAAGAAGTTACCACAACAATCAATGTAGCTTTCCACTGTACAAATGCAGTGTCTGCAGAAAGACCAAACATGTCAGCGGTGGTAAGCATACTGGATGGAAAAACTGGTGTCCAAGAGTTTGTTTCGGTCCCGAGTACTTTCTCAATGAACAGTGCGAGTCTCAGGGAAACGAATGGGGAAGGTGATGTACGAAACACAAAGGTTGAGCATAGCCAGAGTATATCGATGGACGTGCCATGGACTAATTCCTCGACATCTACTTCTGATCTGTATCCTCTCACTTTGGACACTGATCACTTGGAAAGCAGATATTAG
- the LOC140838501 gene encoding mitogen-activated protein kinase 15-like, translating to MQQQDQKKKISKEIEFFTEYGEANRYKILEIVGKGSYGVVCAAIDTHTGEKVAIKKITNIFEHYSDAIRILREIKLLRLLRHPDIVEIKRIMLPPSRRDFRDIFVVFELMESDLHQVIKANDDLTYEHHRFFLYQMLRAMKYMHTANVYHRDLKPKNILANANCKLKICDFGLARVAFNDTPTTIFWTDYIATRWYRAPELCGSFFSKYTPAIDIWSIGCIFAEVMTGKPLFPGKSVVHQLDLITDFLGTPSADTISGVRNEKARKYLSDVKKKYPVPFTNKFPNADPLALKLLKRLLAFDPKDRPSAEEALADPYFRGLAKIEREPSCQSILKMEFEFERRRVTKEDIRELIFREILEYHPQLLKDYMAGNCGTSFLYPSAIGHFKKQFSYLEENFGKSGPVIPPERKHDSLPRSTVNTSTIPPRPQPTMSAFDHRKTTGAMSAGLRVSDANSGNISSILRPPPRVPNANPGRVMGPVLPYENVGHMNEYFCGRGLPQSTSPHRIFRTSSGRTQDKLTIEAEMEASPVKQQSQQYMPVKSVNGMSIGLDFKAQSQEYMQAKLKPGMNYEINGNPYIQPRAKAGTLNSQIPVATDLLKPQTQFVVNGAASQRKIGAAVEVGLI from the exons ATGCAGCAACAAGATCAGAAGAAAAAG ATTTCTAAGGAGATTGAATTCTTTACTGAGTATGGAGAAGCCAACAGATATAAAATTCTAGAAATTGTTGGTAAGGGAAGTTACGGTGTTGTTTGTGCAGCCATTGACACGCACACTGGGGAAAAAGTGGCGATAAAGAAAATAACAAATATTTTTGAGCATTATTCTGATGCTATTCGGATTTTACGTGAAATTAAGTTGCTTCGGCTTTTGCGTCATCCTGATATTGTTGAAATTAAACGGATCATGCTACCACCATCTAGGCGGGACTTTAGAGacatttttgttgtttttgaacTTATGGAGTCCGACCTTCATCAAGTTATTAAAGCTAATGATGACTTGACGTATGAGCACCACAGATTTTTTCTTTATCAGATGCTCCGTGCGATGAAATATATGCACACAG CTAATGTGTATCATAGGGATCTAAAACCGAAGAATATATTAGCAAATGCCAACTGCAAACTCAAAATTTGTGATTTCGGACTGGCAAGAGTGGCATTTAATGACACgccaacaacaattttttggaCG GATTATATTGCTACGAGATGGTATAGAGCTCCCGAGTTATGTGGATCTTTCTTCTCCAAG TATACACCTGCTATTGATATTTGGAGTATTGGATGCATCTTTGCGGAAGTCATGACAGGAAAGCCATTGTTTCCTGGTAAAAGTGTTGTGCATCAGCTGGATTTGATTACTGATTTTCTCGGGACACCATCAGCAGATACAATTTCTGGA GTACGCAATGAGAAGGCGAGGAAATATTTATCAGACGTGAAGAAAAAGTACCCAGTGCCTTTCACCAATAAGTTTCCAAATGCAGATCCTTTGGCTCTCAAATTGTTGAAAAGATTGCTGGCATTTGACCCAAAGGATCGCCCAAGTGCTGAAGAG GCATTGGCTGATCCATACTTCAGGGGACTTGCCAAAATTGAGAGGGAACCTTCTTGTCAGTCGATCTTAAAGATGGAATTTGAGTTTGAGAGACGAAGAGTAACAAAGGAGGACATCAGGGAATTAATATTTAGGGAGATATTGGAATACCACCCTCAGTTACTGAAGGACTACATGGCAGGAAATTGTGGCACAAGTTTTCTCTATCCTAG TGCTATTGGTCATTTCAAGAAGCAATTCTCATATCTCGaggaaaattttggaaaaagtgGGCCTGTGATTCCTCCTGAGAGAAAGCACGATTCTCTTCCAAG ATCTACTGTCAACACAAGTACAATTCCTCCCAGACCACAGCCAACCATGTCTGCTTTTGACCATCGGAAAACTACAGGGGCTATGTCCGCAGGACTCAGGGTTTCTGATGCCAATTCTGGAAATATATCAAGCATTTTGCGACCACCACCACGAGTACCTAATG CCAACCCTGGAAGAGTTATGGGGCCAGTTTTACCATATGAGAACGTCGGCCACATGAATGAATACTTTTGTGGAAGGGGTCTTCCTCAATCAACATCTCCTCATCGCATTTTTAGGACTAGCTCTGGGAGGACTCAAGACAAGCTTACAATTGAAGCTGAGATGGAAGCATCCCCAGTCAAGCAGCAATCTCAGCAATATATGCCAGTTAAATCAGTAAATGGCATGAGCATTGGCCTCGATTTTAAAGCACAATCTCAAGAATACATGCAGGCTAAGTTGAAACCCGGGATGAACTATGAAATTAACGGTAACCCATATATCCAGCCACGAGCGAAAGCTGGCACCTTGAACAGTCAAATTCCTGTTGCAACGGATTTGTTAAAACCCCAAACTCAGTTTGTTGTGAATGGAGCTGCTTCTCAACGAAAGATCGGTGCGGCTGTTGAGGTTGgattaatttag
- the LOC140838499 gene encoding trifunctional UDP-glucose 4,6-dehydratase/UDP-4-keto-6-deoxy-D-glucose 3,5-epimerase/UDP-4-keto-L-rhamnose-reductase RHM1-like, translating into MSTFTPKNILITGAAGFIASHVANRLIRNYPEYKIVVLDKLDYCSNLKNLLPSKSSPNFKFVKGDIGSADLVNYLLVAENIDTIMHFAAQTHVDNSFGNSFEFTKNNIYGTHVLLEACKVTKQIRRFIHVSTDEVYGETDEDAVVGNHEASQLLPTNPYSATKAGAEMLVMAYGRSYGLPVITTRGNNVYGPNQFPEKLIPKFILLAMKGKTLPIHGDGSNVRSYLYCEDVAEAFEVILHKGEVGHVYNIGTKKERRVIDVARDVCNIFNMDPDKSIQFVENRPFNDQRYFLDDQKLKNLGWFERTTWEDGLKKTMEWYKNNPDWWGDVSGALLPHPRMLMTTGGIERHFSEAENYESGKSEFAGNSNQVKMLVPDSKSSPSLQKPSLKFLIYGRTGWIGGLLGKLCEKQGIPYEYGKGRLQDRTQLLADILSVKPTHVFNAAGVTGRPNVDWCETHKTETIRTNVAGTLNLADLCREHGLLMMNFATGCIFEYNDSHPEGSGIGFKEEDTPNFIGSFYSKTKAMVEELLKEYDNVCTLRVRMPISSDLNNPRNFITKISRYNKVVNIPNSMTILDELLPISIEMAKRNLRGIWNFTNPGVVSHNEILEMYKKYIDPEFKWTNFTLEEQAKVIVAPRSNNEMDASKLKKEFPELLSIKESLIKIVFEPNRKTPAE; encoded by the exons ATGTCGACATTTACACCCAAGAATATCCTAATTACTGGGGCCGCTGGATTCATTGCCTCTCATGTTGCCAATAGGCTTATCCGGAACTACCCTGAGTACAAGATCGTTGTCCTTGACAAACTTGATTACTGTTCCAATCTCAAAAATCTTCTTCCCTCCAAATCATCTCCCAACTTCAAGTTTGTCAAAGGTGACATTGGGAGTGCCGACCTTGTCAACTACCTTCTCGTTGCCGAGAACATTGATACTATAATGCATTTTGCGGCCCAGACCCATGTTGATAATTCTTTTGGCAACAGTTTCGAGTTCacaaaaaacaatatttatgGCACACATGTTCTATTGGAGGCATGCAAAGTTACTAAACAGATCAGGAGGTTTATCCATGTTAGCACAGATGAAGTGTATGGGGAGACTGATGAAGATGCCGTTGTTGGAAATCACGAGGCCTCACAACTCCTGCCGACAAACCCATACTCAGCAACAAAAGCTGGGGCTGAAATGCTTGTTATGGCTTACGGTAGATCCTACGGCTTGCCCGTGATTACCACTCGTGGGAACAATGTTTATGGTCCGAATCAGTTCCCTGAAAAGTTGATTCCCAAGTTTATACTTCTAGCCATGAAAGGTAAAACTCTCCCAATTCATGGTGATGGTTCAAATGTGCGAAGTTATCTCTACTGTGAGGATGTTGCCGAGGCATTTGAAGTCATTCTTCACAAGGGTGAAGTCGGTCATGTTTACAACATAGGAACTAAGAAGGAGAGAAGAGTCATTGATGTTGCCAGAGATGTATGCAATATCTTTAACATGGATCCGGACAAGAGTATTCAGTTTGTGGAAAATAGACCATTTAATGATCAGAGATACTTCCTTGATGACCAGAAGCTGAAGAATTTGGGTTGGTTTGAAAGGACCACTTGGGAAGATGGTTTAAAAAAGACCATGgagtggtacaagaacaatcCTGATTGGTGGGGTGATGTGTCTGGTGCCCTCCTTCCTCATCCTAGAATGCTGATGACGACTGGTGGAATAGAAAGGCACTTCAGCGAAGCTGAGAATTACGAATCTGGAAAATCTGAGTTTGCTGGAAATTCTAACCAGGTGAAAATGTTGGTTCCAGATTCCAAAAGCAGCCCTTCACTTCAAAAACCATCCCTCAAATTTTTAATCTATGGTAGGACAGGGTGGATTGGTGGATTGCTTGGGAAATTGTGTGAAAAACAGGGTATTCCATACGAATATGGGAAGGGACGTCTGCAGGATCGCACACAACTTTTGGCAGACATCCTTTCTGTGAAGCCAACACACGTTTTTAATGCTGCTGGTGTAACTGGACGACCCAATGTTGATTGGTGTGAAACTCACAAGACTGAAACTATCCGTACCAATGTTGCTGGTACTCTGAACTTGGCGGATTTATGCAGAGAGCATGGTCTACTGATGATGAATTTTGCCACAGGGTGTATATTTGAATACAATGATTCACACCCTGAAGGTTCTGGCATTGGGTTTAAGGAGGAAGACACGCCCAACTTCATTGGTTCCTTCTATTCAAAGACCAAGGCCATG GTGGAGGAGCTCTTGAAAGAATACGACAATGTCTGCACACTCAGAGTTCGGATGCCAATATCTTCAGACCTGAATAACCCACGCAATTTCATCACCAAGATTTCCCGTTACAATAAGGTTGTTAACATTCCTAACAGTATGACAATCTTGGATGAGCTTCTTCCTATTTCAATCGAGATGGCAAAACGAAATCTTAGAGGCATATGGAACTTCACAAATCCTGGCGTTGTTAGCCACAATGAAATTTTGGAGATGTACAAGAAATACATTGATCCTGAATTTAAGTGGACCAACTTCACACTagaagagcaagccaaggtcatAGTTGCTCCTAGAAGTAACAACGAGATGGATGCCTCGAAGTTGAAAAAAGAGTTTCCTGAGTTGCTGTCGATTAAGGAGTCGCTGATCAAGATCGTTTTTGAGCCCAACAGGAAAACTCCGGCTGAGTGA
- the LOC140838047 gene encoding dirigent protein 22-like, whose translation YSSSYSVPRQPATETSYVNTSELKRNQLRQKLTHFRVYWHDIVSGRNPTSVPIVKPPVANKFTGFGQINMIDNPLTTEPELSSKVVGKAQGFYGLASQEEFGLLMAMNFVFTEGKYNGSTITILGRNAVFNKVREMPVIGGSGLFRFASGYAQARTHSFDLKNGDATVEYDVYVMHY comes from the coding sequence TATTCCTCATCCTACTCTGTTCCACGGCAACCGGCGACTGAGACATCCTACGTCAACACATCGGAGCTCAAACGCAACCAACTGAGACAAAAACTCACTCATTTCCGTGTATACTGGCACGATATCGTCAGCGGCAGAAACCCAACATCCGTCCCGATCGTGAAACCTCCAGTCGCCAACAAGTTCACTGGCTTCGGCCAGATCAACATGATCGACAACCCACTGACCACAGAGCCCGAGCTGAGCTCGAAAGTCGTCGGGAAAGCGCAGGGATTTTATGGGCTAGCTTCACAGGAAGAATTCGGATTGTTGATGGCCATGAATTTTGTGTTCACGGAAGGGAAATACAATGGCAGTACCATCACTATACTGGGGAGGAACGCGGTGTTTAATAAGGTGAGGGAAATGCCGGTGATCGGCGGAAGTGGGCTCTTCCGGTTTGCTAGCGGGTATGCTCAGGCGAGAACACACTCTTTTGATCTCAAGAATGGAGATGCCACTGTTGAGTATGACGTGTATGTCATGCATTATTGA